A portion of the Longimicrobium sp. genome contains these proteins:
- a CDS encoding helix-turn-helix transcriptional regulator yields MPRDDHRAIGHRIRMLRERRGLSRDELAARVGVHPGSIARWETGGSVPHAYTLERIAEACGGGSEWIRTGHRPEEAEAAGSADAEGGDVFGSLDAVARFVEGIAPPGQEKFRKLDALEGLRRMLTARGRLPDWWYTLKERVDNGEL; encoded by the coding sequence ATGCCACGAGACGACCACAGGGCGATCGGCCACCGCATCCGGATGCTGCGGGAACGAAGGGGGCTGTCGCGCGACGAGCTGGCGGCGCGGGTGGGGGTGCACCCCGGCTCGATCGCGCGATGGGAGACGGGGGGATCGGTGCCGCACGCCTACACGCTCGAGCGCATCGCGGAGGCGTGCGGGGGCGGCTCGGAGTGGATCCGCACGGGGCACCGCCCCGAGGAGGCGGAGGCAGCCGGCTCCGCCGACGCGGAGGGAGGCGACGTGTTCGGGTCGCTGGACGCGGTGGCGCGGTTCGTTGAGGGAATCGCGCCGCCGGGGCAGGAAAAGTTTCGCAAGCTCGACGCGCTGGAAGGGCTCCGGCGCATGCTGACGGCGCGGGGGCGGCTTCCCGACTGGTGGTACACGCTGAAGGAGCGGGTGGACAATGGCGAGCTGTGA
- a CDS encoding MFS transporter: protein MASPASADDAPHRWRTLALLAAAELLGMSLWFTASAVSPQLRGLWGLTESQAGWLTGAVQLGFVAGTAAAALLNLADVLPSRGYFAGSALLAAAANLALIACRGYEPALAARFATGFFLAGVYPPAMKMVATWFRSARGLAIGTVVGALTVGKATPYLLRAFPSLGWQTVVAAASAGAVAAALLVAAAYRDGPYPFPRRRFAWSRIGEVARHRETRLTVSGYLGHMWELYAMWTYVSLFFHDLFAARGAGAAQATARAGLVGFSVIAAGGAGSVLAGRWADRLGRERVTIQAMAVSGACALAMGWLLRAPVALAVAVALVWGFSVVADSAQFSAVVTEVAPEHAVGTALTLQTALGFLLTSATIAAVPHLRDAGGWPLAFGLLALGPAAGIAAMLRLKRLRT, encoded by the coding sequence ATGGCGAGCCCGGCGTCAGCTGACGACGCGCCGCACCGCTGGCGGACGCTGGCGCTCCTGGCCGCCGCCGAGCTGCTGGGGATGTCGCTCTGGTTCACGGCCAGCGCGGTATCGCCGCAGCTGCGCGGGCTGTGGGGGCTCACGGAGTCGCAGGCGGGATGGCTCACCGGCGCGGTGCAGCTCGGCTTCGTGGCGGGGACGGCCGCGGCGGCGCTTCTCAACCTGGCCGACGTCCTTCCCAGCCGCGGCTACTTCGCCGGCTCGGCGCTGCTGGCGGCGGCGGCCAACCTCGCGCTGATCGCCTGCCGCGGCTACGAGCCGGCGCTGGCGGCGCGCTTCGCGACCGGCTTCTTCCTCGCGGGCGTCTATCCCCCGGCGATGAAGATGGTGGCCACCTGGTTCCGCTCCGCGCGCGGGCTGGCCATCGGCACCGTCGTGGGCGCGCTGACGGTGGGGAAGGCGACGCCGTACCTCCTCCGCGCCTTCCCGTCCCTGGGATGGCAGACGGTGGTCGCCGCCGCGTCCGCCGGCGCCGTGGCGGCGGCGCTGCTCGTCGCGGCCGCGTACCGCGACGGGCCGTATCCCTTCCCGCGCCGCCGCTTCGCCTGGTCGCGCATCGGCGAGGTGGCGCGGCACCGCGAGACGCGGCTGACGGTGAGCGGGTACCTGGGCCACATGTGGGAGCTGTACGCGATGTGGACGTACGTCTCCCTCTTCTTCCACGACCTCTTCGCCGCGCGCGGCGCGGGCGCGGCGCAGGCCACGGCGCGCGCGGGGCTCGTCGGCTTCTCGGTGATCGCGGCGGGCGGGGCGGGATCGGTGCTGGCGGGGCGATGGGCCGACCGGCTGGGCCGCGAGCGCGTCACCATCCAGGCGATGGCGGTGAGCGGCGCCTGCGCGCTGGCGATGGGATGGCTCCTGCGCGCCCCCGTCGCGCTGGCCGTCGCCGTCGCGCTGGTGTGGGGATTCTCGGTGGTAGCCGATTCCGCGCAGTTCAGCGCGGTGGTGACGGAGGTCGCGCCCGAGCACGCCGTGGGCACCGCGCTGACGCTGCAGACGGCGCTCGGCTTCCTCCTCACCTCCGCCACCATCGCCGCCGTCCCGCACCTGCGCGACGCGGGCGGATGGCCGCTCGCCTTCGGCCTCCTCGCGCTCGGCCCCGCCGCCGGCATCGCCGCCATGCTGCGGCTGAAGCGGCTGCGGACGTAA
- a CDS encoding cold-shock protein: MRSTGTVKWFNDAKGFGFITPEDGGKDCFVHYSAIKGKGFRTLAEGDRVAFDLVDSAKGPAAENVERVEA; the protein is encoded by the coding sequence ATGCGCAGCACCGGCACCGTGAAGTGGTTCAACGACGCCAAGGGGTTCGGGTTCATCACCCCCGAGGACGGCGGCAAGGACTGCTTCGTCCACTACTCGGCCATCAAGGGCAAGGGCTTCCGCACCCTGGCCGAGGGCGACCGCGTGGCCTTCGACCTGGTCGACAGCGCCAAGGGCCCGGCCGCCGAGAACGTCGAGCGCGTCGAGGCGTAA
- the murB gene encoding UDP-N-acetylmuramate dehydrogenase: protein MPHANAIDLPIDELAARLDPARLERDVVLAPYTTFRIGGPADLLYRARTPDELASAVLAARELDLPFFLLGLGANILVGDGGFRGLVIRNEVEGIAWEDEVRVRAGSGAKTYPDLIQATVGRGLGGLHHYVGIPSTVGGAIWQNLHFLSPPPGRERTMFVEEVVESARILTEVGEIREVGHDYFQFGYDFSVLHVRRDVVLDVTFRLEPADERELRAIIRENLQWRDDRHPDLWLYPSAGSIFQKLEGIGAGRLIDQCGLKGHVHESGRAGIFHRHANIIVNYGGATARDVRELIELAQATVRRELGHELKPEIGFIGEF from the coding sequence ATGCCCCACGCGAACGCGATCGACCTTCCCATCGACGAGCTGGCGGCGCGGCTCGACCCCGCGCGGCTGGAGCGCGACGTGGTGCTGGCGCCCTATACGACGTTCAGGATCGGCGGCCCGGCGGACCTGCTGTACCGCGCCCGCACGCCCGACGAGCTGGCGAGCGCGGTGCTGGCCGCGCGCGAGCTCGATCTCCCGTTCTTCCTCCTCGGCCTGGGCGCCAACATCCTGGTCGGCGACGGCGGCTTCCGCGGGCTGGTGATCCGCAACGAGGTGGAGGGGATCGCGTGGGAAGACGAGGTGCGCGTGCGCGCCGGCTCCGGCGCGAAGACCTATCCCGACCTGATCCAGGCCACGGTCGGCCGGGGGCTGGGGGGGCTGCACCACTACGTCGGCATCCCCAGCACGGTGGGCGGCGCGATCTGGCAGAACCTGCACTTCCTCTCGCCGCCGCCCGGGCGCGAGCGGACCATGTTCGTCGAGGAGGTGGTGGAGAGCGCGCGGATCCTCACGGAGGTGGGGGAGATCCGCGAGGTGGGGCACGACTACTTCCAGTTCGGCTACGACTTCAGCGTGCTGCACGTGCGCCGCGACGTGGTGCTCGACGTCACCTTCCGCCTGGAGCCGGCGGACGAACGCGAGCTGCGCGCCATCATCCGCGAGAACCTGCAGTGGCGCGACGACCGCCACCCCGACCTGTGGCTCTATCCGAGCGCCGGCTCGATCTTCCAGAAGCTCGAGGGGATCGGCGCCGGGCGATTGATCGACCAGTGCGGGCTGAAGGGGCACGTGCACGAGAGCGGCCGCGCGGGGATCTTCCATCGCCACGCCAACATCATCGTCAACTACGGCGGCGCCACGGCGCGCGACGTCCGCGAGCTGATCGAGCTCGCCCAGGCCACGGTGCGGCGGGAGCTGGGCCACGAGCTGAAGCCGGAGATCGGCTTCATCGGCGAGTTCTGA